A genomic segment from Roseibium algicola encodes:
- a CDS encoding glucan biosynthesis protein yields the protein MINRRTFLSATALAAGALAGADIRTALAAENTAPAQTGGAFAAGEEFNFSALVERMKEKAGNAFAPDVPALPEILANLDYDQHRAIRFNPEKSVWKDTGSNYQLQAFHPGWLYKEPVELYEIVDGNISELHFTGADFEYREPLDPEKFKDVDLPGIAGFRLHHPLNTPEYFDELVVFLGASYFRALGKGNVYGLSARGLAIDTAIAGPEEFPRFTKFYLERPTDGAAEMRLYAELESERVAGAYQFTIKPGINTVVEVDAHIFLRDDVERLGIAPLTSMYLFGENDRTNFDDYRPEVHDNDGLLILRQNGQRLWRPARNPEKLALSFFNEENPAGFGLLQRDRNFDHYQDTEAKYQRRPSLWIEPINDWGNGQVMLAEIPAEKEIYDNLVACWVPENGAKAGSEHRFAYRMIWGREPEPGTELAQVIATSTGHGGAAASDPDPKLRKFVVEFAGGNLGDMGAEAPLTPRLTLQNGKVEHQFVQRLESGSWRAVLDIARDDEEIPVEFILALQLDGTDVTETWMYQWSGNR from the coding sequence GTGATCAATCGGCGCACGTTTTTATCGGCAACGGCCCTGGCGGCCGGTGCTCTGGCAGGCGCGGACATCCGCACTGCACTCGCAGCAGAGAATACCGCACCTGCACAAACAGGCGGAGCCTTTGCGGCAGGCGAAGAGTTTAACTTTTCCGCGCTCGTCGAGCGCATGAAAGAAAAGGCCGGGAACGCATTTGCGCCCGATGTACCGGCTCTTCCCGAAATCCTCGCCAATCTCGATTATGACCAGCATCGTGCAATCCGGTTCAATCCCGAAAAGTCCGTCTGGAAGGACACCGGCAGCAACTATCAGCTTCAGGCGTTCCACCCGGGCTGGCTCTACAAGGAGCCGGTGGAACTTTATGAGATCGTCGACGGCAATATCAGCGAACTGCACTTCACCGGCGCGGATTTTGAATATCGCGAGCCGCTGGATCCGGAAAAATTCAAGGATGTGGATCTGCCGGGCATCGCCGGCTTCCGCCTGCACCATCCGCTGAACACTCCGGAATATTTCGACGAGTTGGTGGTGTTCCTGGGGGCAAGCTATTTCCGTGCGCTCGGCAAGGGCAACGTCTACGGCCTGTCCGCACGCGGACTTGCGATCGATACGGCCATCGCCGGACCGGAAGAGTTTCCACGTTTCACGAAGTTCTATCTGGAGCGGCCGACGGACGGCGCTGCCGAAATGCGGCTCTATGCCGAACTGGAGAGCGAGCGCGTTGCCGGTGCCTACCAGTTCACGATCAAGCCGGGCATCAACACGGTTGTGGAAGTGGATGCGCACATTTTCCTGCGCGACGATGTCGAACGCCTCGGAATTGCGCCACTGACTTCGATGTATCTGTTCGGCGAGAACGACCGCACCAACTTCGACGACTATCGCCCGGAAGTTCATGACAATGACGGTCTCTTGATCCTGCGCCAGAATGGCCAGCGTCTGTGGCGGCCGGCCCGCAATCCGGAAAAGCTTGCTCTGTCCTTCTTCAACGAGGAGAACCCGGCAGGCTTTGGCCTGTTGCAGCGCGACCGGAATTTCGATCATTACCAGGACACGGAAGCCAAGTATCAGCGCCGTCCGTCGCTGTGGATCGAGCCGATCAACGACTGGGGCAACGGCCAGGTCATGCTGGCGGAAATCCCGGCCGAAAAAGAGATCTACGACAACCTCGTTGCTTGCTGGGTGCCGGAAAACGGCGCCAAGGCAGGCTCCGAACATCGCTTTGCCTATCGGATGATCTGGGGCCGTGAACCGGAACCGGGAACCGAGCTGGCACAGGTAATCGCGACCAGCACAGGGCATGGTGGCGCGGCTGCCTCAGATCCGGACCCGAAACTGCGCAAGTTCGTCGTGGAATTTGCCGGCGGAAATCTGGGTGACATGGGGGCGGAAGCTCCTCTGACACCGAGACTGACCCTGCAGAACGGCAAGGTGGAGCATCAGTTCGTCCAGCGGCTGGAAAGCGGCAGCTGGCGTGCCGTGCTCGATATCGCACGGGACGACGAGG
- a CDS encoding NAD(P)/FAD-dependent oxidoreductase, translated as MHDIETLVIGAGAVGLAIARELALTGREVMVLEQHGLIGSETSARNSEVIHAGIYYPTGSLKARFCVEGKERLYRFCAENGVGFEQIGKLIVASNNDQLEQLQSIRRKAAENGVTDLVFLDQDSLNKAEPELACTGALHSPSTGIVDSHGFMLALQGELEANGGQVVLNTRVARLERLADGGYRVHAETEGTETYALTCKELILSAGHGAPALAAGLEGAKPPAAYLAKGSYFKLQGKAPFSKLIYPVPEPGGLGVHLTLDLQHQARFGPDVEWVEAADYKVDPARGDRFYAAIRSYWPGLPDDALLPDYSGIRPKIAGPGEPAADFRIDGPSDHGLAGLVTLYGIESPGLTSAIAIGSYVSQLVTIGL; from the coding sequence GCCGGTGCCGTTGGACTTGCGATTGCGCGTGAACTGGCGCTGACCGGCCGCGAGGTCATGGTGCTGGAACAGCACGGCCTGATCGGATCGGAAACCAGCGCCCGCAATTCGGAAGTCATCCACGCGGGCATCTACTATCCCACGGGCAGCCTGAAGGCTCGGTTTTGTGTGGAGGGCAAAGAACGGCTTTACCGGTTTTGTGCCGAGAATGGCGTCGGTTTCGAGCAGATTGGAAAACTGATCGTTGCGTCCAATAACGATCAATTGGAGCAACTGCAGTCAATCCGCCGCAAAGCGGCGGAAAACGGCGTTACAGATCTCGTATTCCTGGACCAGGACAGCCTGAACAAAGCCGAACCGGAGCTTGCCTGCACCGGCGCACTGCATTCCCCCTCCACAGGCATCGTCGACAGTCACGGTTTCATGCTGGCTCTACAGGGAGAGCTCGAGGCTAACGGCGGTCAGGTTGTGCTGAACACGAGAGTTGCGCGCCTCGAGCGCCTGGCTGATGGCGGTTACCGGGTGCATGCGGAAACGGAGGGAACGGAAACCTATGCCCTCACCTGCAAGGAGTTGATCCTGTCCGCAGGCCACGGCGCACCTGCCCTGGCTGCCGGGCTTGAGGGTGCCAAGCCACCGGCCGCCTACCTCGCAAAAGGCAGTTATTTCAAGCTTCAGGGCAAGGCCCCTTTTTCCAAGCTCATCTACCCCGTGCCGGAACCCGGCGGGCTCGGTGTTCACCTGACACTCGACCTGCAGCACCAGGCACGCTTCGGTCCGGATGTCGAATGGGTGGAGGCTGCCGACTACAAGGTGGATCCCGCCCGGGGCGACAGGTTCTATGCCGCCATCCGCAGCTACTGGCCCGGCCTGCCGGACGATGCACTTTTGCCAGACTATTCCGGCATCCGGCCCAAGATCGCCGGTCCGGGTGAACCCGCGGCCGATTTCCGAATTGACGGGCCGTCAGATCATGGCCTTGCGGGCCTGGTCACGCTCTACGGAATCGAATCCCCCGGCCTCACATCGGCAATAGCAATCGGAAGTTACGTTTCCCAGCTGGTTACAATCGGTCTCTGA